Proteins from a single region of Hypomesus transpacificus isolate Combined female chromosome 9, fHypTra1, whole genome shotgun sequence:
- the LOC124471353 gene encoding zinc finger protein 569-like — protein sequence MSQLNVFRDYLNERLKTAALEIFAAAEKSFAKFEEEIYRSIEESTRLQRLSDIVTQPEIKLYKTDVQQLSLPEPQQIKEEQELWTSQEEEQLQGLQFETTHSVFTSTSVKHDWDQEGFSEVSQLDQTVKVENREGDSLPSNTTEGQIKAEPDGQDCAAPEPGSDSQPLSVVAVDCPTVQSLELEEHERVLLLRNRTQNNEALPRQHMPEGHYTRQTLHQCLICNKTFSEKRALVYHVRTHSGEKPYHCQQCNKPFSEKGNLVKHMKTHTGEKPFQCQECSKQFARRDTLHEHMRTHTSEKPYKCQQCHKSFCRPYGLVIHMRAHTGEHSYQCQQCNKQFPRKGNLAIHMRTHTGEKPYQCQQCNKQFSMKCNQVVHMRTHTGEKPYQCQQCSKPFSKSSSLYSHMRTHV from the exons ATGTCTCAACTAAATGTGTTCAGGGATTATCTCAATGAGCGATTAAAAACGGCAGCTTTGGAGATATTCGCGGCCGCTGAGAAATCGTTTGCCAAGTTCGAAGAAGAGATTTATCGTTCAATCGAGGAGAGCACGCGACTGCAACGCTTGTCGGACATTGTTACTCAACCTGAGATCAAGCTTTACAAAACAG atgtgcagcagctctctctcccggaACCCCAacagattaaagaggaacaggagctctggaccagtcaggaggaagagcagctccaaggactgcagtTTGAAACTACACACTCCGTGTTCACTTCTACCAGTGTGAAACACGACTGGGATCAGGAAGGCTTTTCTGAAGTTTCACAACTTGACCAAACTGTTAAAGTagagaacagagagggagactctCTACCCAGCAACACAACTGAGGGGCAAATCAAAGCAGAACCTGATGGACAAGACTGTGCAGCACCAGAACCAGGCAGtgactctcagcccctctctgttgtaGCTGTAGACTGTCCTACAGTTCAGAGTTTGGAGCTGGAAGAACATGAACGAGTGCTGCTTCTTCGaaacagaacacaaaacaatgaGGCTCTGCCAAGGCAACATATGCCAGAAGGACATTATACAAGACAAACACTACATCAGTGTCTAATATGTAACAAAACTTTTAGTGAAAAAAGGGCTTTGGTTTATCATGTAAGGACACactcaggagagaaaccttatcattgtcaacaatgtaacaaaccaTTTTCTGAGAAGGGTAATCTGGTTAAACACATGAAGacgcacacaggagagaaaccttttcaatgtcaggaatgtagcAAACAATTTGCTCGAAGGGATACTCTACATGaacacatgaggacacacacaagcgAGAAACCGTATAAGTGTCAACAATGTCACAAATCATTTTGTCGTCCATATGGTTTGGTTATACACATGAGGGCACACACAGGAGAGCATTCctatcagtgtcaacaatgtaacaaacagTTTCCTAGGAAGGGTAATCTGGCTATTcatatgaggacacacacaggagaaaaaccttatcaatgtcaacaatgtaacaaacagTTTTCAATGAAGTGTAATCAGGTTGTGCACATGAGGacgcacacaggagagaaaccttatcaATGTCAACAATGTAGCAAACCCTTTTCTAAAAGTAGTTCTCTGTATTCACACATGAGGACACATGTTTGA
- the LOC124471355 gene encoding zinc finger and SCAN domain-containing protein 12-like — protein sequence MKEKANFIEPQFCKLYVIIIYIIRFLTTNMSLNVSKLNVFGNFINERLTTSALEIFAAAEKLFAEFEEEICCSKEESKRLQRLLDIVTQPEIKLHRTDVQQLSLPEPQQIKEEQELWTSQEEEQLQGLQSETTDSMFTSTSLKHDWDQEGFSECSHLDQTVNVENREGDSLPSNTTEEQIKAEPDGQDDKAAPEPGSDSQPLSVVAPDCPTAQSLEEEEHGDLFLLNRTQASEALPREDMPQRHHTRKTKHQCQECNKTFSGKGALVQHMKTHTGERPFQCQECSKLFVRRDILREHTRTHTSEKPYKCQQCNKIYSEKTALFFHMRIHTGEKPYRCQQCNKRFFRKGNLTFHMRTHTGEKLINVNNVTVFNE from the exons ATGAAGGAGAAGGCTAACTTCATCGAACCACAGTTTTGTAAATTATAtgttattataatatatattataaggTTTTTAACCACCAACATGTCTCTAAATGTGTCTAAACTAAATGTGTTTGGGAACTTTATCAATGAGCGATTAACAACGTCAGCTTTAGAGATATTCGCGGCCGCTGAAAAATTGTTTGCCGAGTTCGAAGAGGAGATTTGTTGTTCAAAGGAGGAGAGCAAGCGACTGCAACGCTTGTTGGACATTGTTACTCAACCTGAGATCAAGCTTCACCGAACAG atgtgcagcagctctctctcccagaaccccaacagattaaagaggaacaggagctgtggaccagtcaggaggaagagcagctccaaggactgcagtctgaaactacagaCTCCATGTTCACTTCTACCAGTCTGAAACACGACTGGGATCAGGAAGGTTTTTCTGAATGTTCACATCTTGACCAAACTGTGAACGtagagaacagagaaggagactctTTACCCAGCAACACAACAGAGGAGCAAATCAAAGCAGAGCCTGATGGACAAGACGACAAGGCAGCACCAGAACCAGGCAGtgactctcagcccctctctgttgtagctccagactgtcctacagctcagagtttggaggaggaggaacatggagATCTGTTTCTTCTGAACAGGACACAAGCCAGTGAGGCTCTGCCAAGGGAAGATATGCCACAGAGACATCACACAAGGAAAACAAAACATCAGTGTCAAGAATGTAACAAAACTTTTAGTGGAAAAGGTGCTTTGGTTCAAcatatgaagacacacacaggagagagaccttTTCAGTGTCAGGAATGTAGCAAACTATTTGTTCGAAGGGATATTCTACGTGAACACACGAGGACACATACAAGCGAGAAACCATAtaagtgtcaacaatgtaacaaaattTACAGTGAAAAAACTGCTTTGTTCTTTCACATGCGGATACACACAGGAGAAAAGCCTTATcggtgtcaacaatgtaacaaacgtTTTTTTCGGAAGGGTAATCTGACTTTTcatatgaggacacacacaggagagaaacttatcaatgtcaacaatgtaacagttTTCAATGAATAG